One window of Desulfobacca acetoxidans DSM 11109 genomic DNA carries:
- a CDS encoding efflux transporter outer membrane subunit, with protein MIRKILALLVIIAVPLTGCTLIPEYTRPEAPIPQDWPSGPAYKNASPAPDAPLAAEVQWRTFFADQRLQTIIAMALKNNRDLQVAALSVEKARAMYRVQRAELFPTVETGISARKERVKISGTQGMVNLEEYSINLGISSWEIDFFGRIRSLKKRALEEYLASEQGRRSAEILLISEVANAYLTLAADRENLKLARSTLETQQAAYNLIRRRFEVGFAPELDLRQVQTRVDTARVDVARYTELTAQDENALHLLAGSPIPADLLPRELSLVKPLPDVSPGTSSEVLLRRPDILQAEHVLKAANANIGAARAAFFPRISLTSAIGTASGDLSGLFETGSFVWSYAPRIVLPIFDARTRPALEATQVARKIAQAQYERSIQIAFRETADALASRGTLGDRMAAQQSLVDATARTYQLSNARYEKGIDIYLNVLDAQRSLYAAQQGLIAIRLAKLANQVRLYAVLGGGGD; from the coding sequence ATGATCAGGAAAATACTTGCATTGTTGGTTATTATAGCCGTTCCCCTCACCGGCTGCACCTTGATCCCGGAATATACACGCCCCGAGGCGCCGATCCCCCAGGACTGGCCCAGCGGTCCGGCGTATAAAAACGCTTCCCCTGCACCGGACGCGCCGCTCGCGGCCGAGGTGCAATGGCGGACATTCTTCGCTGATCAACGGCTGCAAACGATCATTGCCATGGCCCTGAAAAACAATCGGGATCTGCAGGTAGCCGCCTTGAGTGTGGAAAAAGCGCGCGCTATGTACCGCGTCCAGCGCGCCGAGCTTTTCCCGACGGTGGAAACCGGCATCAGCGCCAGGAAGGAACGCGTCAAAATCTCGGGAACCCAAGGAATGGTAAACCTGGAGGAGTACAGCATCAATCTGGGCATCAGTTCCTGGGAAATTGATTTCTTCGGCCGGATTCGCAGCTTGAAAAAACGGGCCCTAGAAGAATACCTGGCCTCGGAACAGGGTCGCCGCAGTGCGGAGATCTTGCTGATATCAGAAGTGGCCAACGCCTATCTGACCCTGGCGGCGGATCGGGAAAACCTCAAACTGGCTCGATCCACCCTTGAGACCCAGCAGGCTGCTTACAATCTGATCCGACGGAGGTTTGAAGTCGGCTTTGCACCCGAACTGGATCTGCGTCAGGTACAAACCAGAGTGGATACAGCCCGAGTGGACGTGGCGCGCTATACTGAATTGACGGCTCAAGATGAAAATGCCTTACACCTGTTGGCCGGATCACCCATTCCGGCCGACCTGTTGCCGAGAGAATTGAGCCTGGTCAAACCCTTGCCGGATGTATCCCCCGGCACGTCTTCGGAGGTGCTCCTGCGCCGTCCCGATATTCTTCAGGCAGAGCATGTCCTCAAGGCCGCCAATGCCAATATCGGCGCGGCCCGCGCCGCTTTCTTCCCCCGCATTTCACTTACCTCGGCGATTGGTACCGCCAGCGGCGACCTATCGGGACTGTTTGAGACCGGTTCCTTTGTCTGGAGTTACGCTCCTCGAATCGTTCTGCCGATCTTCGATGCCCGCACCCGGCCAGCATTGGAGGCCACTCAGGTAGCAAGGAAGATTGCCCAGGCGCAATACGAACGATCGATCCAAATCGCTTTTCGGGAAACCGCTGATGCGCTTGCCAGCCGAGGCACGCTGGGAGACCGGATGGCAGCCCAGCAATCTCTGGTCGATGCCACTGCCAGAACCTACCAGCTCTCCAATGCGCGCTATGAAAAGGGGATCGACATCTATCTAAACGTGCTGGATGCGCAACGCTCTCTTTATGCCGCACAGCAGGGTCTCATCGCCATCCGCCTGGCAAAATTAGCTAATCAGGTGCGGCTGTATGCAGTATTGGGTGGCGGGGGAGATTGA
- a CDS encoding efflux RND transporter permease subunit translates to MLSNFFLDRPVFAWVIAIIMMLAGGLAIYNMPISQYPPIAPPSIAIDAFYPGASAETVENSVVQIIEQKMTGFDKLLYMSGTSDASGAGRIELTFAPGADPDLAWAMVQNKLQLAMASLPDTVQRSGVKVSKSTKNWLIIVGLTSEDGSMDEFDLADYAQANIEQVLARVPGVGEVETFTSQYAMRVWVNPDKLNDYQLTMEDVIKGLQAYNVEVSAGQFGGIPAVEGQRLNASIIVQNLLKTPEEFAAIPLRINPDGSIVRVRDVGRTELGTERYGSKVLYNGQPGAALAIRQAAGANALKTADGVKAKMAELAKYFPPGMKAMYPYDTTPFVRVAINEVVWTLFEAILLVFLVMYVFLGNLRATLIPTLAVPVVILGTFAILGLFGFSINMLTMFAMVLAIGLLVDDAIVVVENVERVMSEEGLPPKEATRKSMGEITSALIGIGLVLAAVFGPMAFFGGSTGVIYRQFSITVIAAMLLSVVVALILTPVLCASLLKPVAKGHQGGETGFRFFRPFFRWFDQAFLWTRDRYQAMVGQILGKKLRYVVIYLLIVATLGFLFQRMPTAYLPNEDQGVMFVQTMLPAGSTLEQTQQIQDQVRTHFLEDEKDAVASIFTVAGRGFSGAGQNTGLAFVKLRDWELRPGADLKVDALVKRAMAKFSKFRNALVFAFPPPAVLELGRAGGFDFQLQDRGGLGHEALMKARNQMLGMAAQDPRLVRVRPSGLEDVTQYRIDVDWEKAGALGVPISAIHHTISAAFGSAYVNDFIQGGRVKRVYAQADSPYRMLPKDLERLYVRNAAGTMTPFTSFATGHWFQGSPLLERYNSFPSLNIWGEPAPGRSSGEAMQAMEEIVAKLPKGVGYDWTGISYQERMAKAQTGLLYTFSIIVIFLCLAALYESWTIPITILLALPLGVVGGVVASSLRGLPNDVYFQIGLLTVLGLTTKNAILIVQFAMAKIEEGMGLVEATLEGSKLRLRPIVMTSLAFGFGVLPLALATGAGAGAQMAIGTGVLGGMITATFLAIFFIPLFFVGVVQLFGKKKTHAPTGEPDPKVVTPSETH, encoded by the coding sequence ATGTTATCGAACTTTTTTCTGGATCGCCCGGTCTTCGCTTGGGTTATCGCCATCATCATGATGCTGGCGGGCGGGTTGGCAATTTACAATATGCCCATTTCCCAGTATCCTCCCATCGCCCCTCCGTCCATCGCCATTGACGCCTTCTACCCCGGGGCTTCAGCGGAAACTGTAGAGAATAGTGTAGTGCAGATCATCGAACAGAAGATGACCGGCTTTGACAAGCTCCTCTACATGTCTGGCACAAGCGATGCCTCCGGAGCCGGGAGAATCGAACTGACCTTTGCCCCGGGGGCTGACCCGGACCTGGCCTGGGCCATGGTGCAGAATAAACTCCAGCTCGCCATGGCCAGCCTGCCCGATACGGTGCAGCGCAGCGGTGTTAAAGTAAGTAAATCCACCAAAAACTGGCTTATCATTGTCGGTTTGACCTCGGAAGACGGCAGCATGGACGAGTTTGACCTGGCCGACTATGCTCAGGCCAACATCGAACAGGTGCTGGCCCGGGTGCCGGGGGTGGGGGAAGTGGAAACCTTCACTTCCCAGTATGCCATGCGGGTCTGGGTCAATCCGGATAAATTGAACGATTATCAGTTAACGATGGAAGATGTCATCAAAGGACTCCAGGCCTATAACGTGGAAGTTTCCGCCGGCCAGTTCGGCGGGATTCCGGCGGTGGAGGGCCAGCGGTTGAACGCTTCCATCATTGTCCAGAATCTCCTCAAGACGCCGGAGGAATTCGCCGCCATCCCCCTGCGCATCAACCCGGACGGCTCCATTGTGCGGGTGCGGGATGTGGGGCGGACCGAACTGGGCACCGAGCGCTACGGCAGCAAGGTGTTGTACAACGGCCAGCCAGGAGCCGCCTTGGCGATACGGCAGGCCGCCGGGGCCAACGCCTTGAAAACCGCCGATGGCGTCAAGGCGAAGATGGCAGAACTGGCCAAATACTTTCCCCCCGGCATGAAAGCTATGTATCCCTATGACACCACCCCCTTTGTACGGGTGGCCATCAACGAGGTGGTCTGGACCCTTTTCGAAGCAATCCTCTTGGTATTTCTGGTAATGTATGTTTTTCTGGGAAACCTCCGGGCCACGCTGATTCCCACCCTGGCGGTGCCGGTAGTCATCTTGGGAACCTTCGCAATCTTGGGATTGTTCGGGTTTTCCATCAATATGCTGACCATGTTCGCCATGGTGCTGGCCATTGGCCTGCTGGTGGACGACGCCATTGTGGTGGTCGAAAACGTGGAGCGGGTCATGAGCGAAGAGGGTCTCCCGCCCAAGGAAGCAACCCGCAAATCCATGGGAGAAATCACCAGCGCCTTGATCGGCATCGGGCTGGTGCTCGCCGCGGTCTTCGGCCCCATGGCCTTCTTTGGCGGCTCCACCGGGGTTATCTACCGCCAGTTTTCTATCACTGTTATTGCCGCCATGCTGTTGTCAGTGGTGGTGGCCCTGATCTTGACCCCGGTGCTGTGCGCCTCCCTCCTCAAACCGGTTGCCAAAGGACATCAGGGAGGGGAGACCGGCTTTCGATTTTTTCGGCCTTTCTTCCGCTGGTTTGACCAGGCGTTTCTGTGGACCAGGGATAGGTACCAAGCCATGGTGGGGCAGATTCTCGGCAAGAAGCTCCGCTACGTGGTTATTTACCTGCTCATCGTGGCAACCCTGGGATTCCTGTTCCAGCGCATGCCCACTGCCTATCTCCCTAATGAGGATCAGGGCGTCATGTTTGTTCAAACGATGCTACCGGCGGGTTCGACCCTGGAGCAAACCCAGCAGATTCAAGATCAGGTACGCACCCATTTTCTGGAGGATGAGAAGGACGCCGTGGCCTCCATTTTCACGGTGGCCGGTCGGGGCTTTTCCGGAGCTGGCCAGAACACGGGGCTGGCTTTTGTTAAGCTCAGGGACTGGGAGCTGCGCCCCGGGGCGGATTTGAAGGTGGATGCCTTGGTAAAGCGCGCCATGGCCAAGTTTTCCAAATTCCGCAATGCCTTGGTGTTTGCCTTCCCTCCGCCGGCCGTCCTGGAACTGGGGCGGGCGGGCGGCTTTGACTTCCAATTACAGGATCGAGGCGGACTGGGCCATGAAGCCCTGATGAAGGCCCGCAATCAGATGCTCGGCATGGCTGCCCAGGATCCGAGGTTGGTCCGCGTCCGCCCCAGTGGTCTGGAAGATGTAACCCAATACCGCATCGATGTGGATTGGGAAAAAGCCGGAGCCCTGGGAGTTCCCATCAGCGCTATCCACCACACTATTTCGGCGGCCTTCGGCAGCGCTTATGTGAACGACTTCATCCAGGGAGGACGGGTCAAGCGGGTCTATGCCCAGGCCGACTCGCCCTATCGGATGCTGCCCAAAGACTTGGAGCGGCTCTATGTCCGGAATGCCGCAGGCACGATGACACCCTTTACTTCCTTCGCCACCGGCCACTGGTTCCAAGGCTCGCCGCTTTTGGAGCGTTACAACAGCTTCCCATCCTTGAATATTTGGGGTGAACCGGCCCCGGGGAGAAGCTCCGGAGAGGCGATGCAGGCCATGGAAGAGATTGTCGCTAAGCTGCCCAAGGGCGTCGGTTATGACTGGACCGGCATCTCCTACCAGGAGCGTATGGCCAAGGCCCAAACCGGACTGCTTTACACCTTCTCTATAATCGTGATATTTCTCTGCCTGGCCGCCCTGTATGAGAGTTGGACCATTCCCATCACTATCCTGCTAGCCTTGCCGTTGGGAGTTGTCGGCGGCGTGGTGGCGTCATCACTGCGGGGACTGCCCAATGACGTCTATTTTCAGATCGGGCTGCTCACCGTTTTGGGGCTTACCACCAAGAACGCCATTTTAATCGTGCAGTTCGCCATGGCCAAAATAGAAGAAGGTATGGGGTTGGTCGAAGCCACTCTGGAGGGCTCCAAACTGCGGCTGCGACCGATCGTCATGACCTCTCTGGCCTTCGGCTTCGGCGTCCTCCCCCTGGCCCTGGCCACCGGGGCTGGCGCCGGGGCGCAAATGGCCATCGGCACCGGCGTCCTGGGCGGGATGATCACTGCCACCTTCCTGGCGATTTTCTTTATCCCCCTCTTTTTTGTGGGGGTAGTGCAACTGTTCGGGAAAAAAAAGACACACGCACCAACAGGAGAGCCCGATCCAAAGGTAGTAACTCCTTCGGAGACGCACTGA
- a CDS encoding efflux RND transporter periplasmic adaptor subunit: MHGHKKGCITLTWIVALLALTILPGGCDSWRKQQAGPPSVPEVAAVVVKPQQVELTTELPGRTSAYLVAEIRPQVNGIIQKRLFREGSDVKVGQLLYQIDPAPFQVALDSAKASLGKAQANLPSIRLKAQRCEELLTDRAVSRQDCDDAAAAMGQAQAEIEYWKTAVEGARINLGYTRVTAPISGRIGRSSVTDGALVTAYQPMSLATIQQLDPIYVDVTQSSAELLRLKRHLEAGRLSKDGNNGRKVHILLEDGTPYPLEGTLQFRDVTVDPTTGSFTLRIVVPNPQHLLLPGMFVRAVIQEGIAEQALLIPQQSVSRNPKGQPITLVVDDANTVQQRLLTLDRAIGDQWLVASGLKIGERVVVEGVMKVQPGISVKVVPWEGPKVGQKVSNVSTSPVQSN, from the coding sequence ATGCACGGGCACAAGAAAGGCTGTATCACGCTAACATGGATTGTAGCTTTGCTGGCTCTGACCATTTTGCCAGGCGGCTGTGATAGCTGGCGCAAGCAGCAGGCCGGGCCGCCCTCGGTCCCGGAAGTAGCCGCCGTAGTGGTAAAACCGCAGCAGGTAGAGTTGACCACCGAGTTGCCGGGGAGAACATCGGCTTACCTGGTAGCAGAGATACGCCCCCAGGTCAACGGTATCATCCAGAAACGCCTTTTCCGGGAAGGCTCTGATGTCAAAGTCGGGCAACTGCTCTACCAGATCGATCCCGCTCCCTTTCAGGTGGCCCTTGACTCTGCCAAAGCCTCCCTCGGGAAGGCGCAAGCCAATCTGCCTTCGATCCGGTTGAAGGCCCAAAGGTGCGAGGAGTTGCTGACTGACAGAGCAGTTAGCAGGCAGGATTGCGACGACGCCGCCGCCGCTATGGGACAGGCCCAGGCCGAGATTGAATATTGGAAAACCGCAGTGGAAGGGGCGCGCATCAATTTGGGCTATACCCGCGTCACCGCCCCCATATCCGGACGCATTGGCAGATCCAGCGTTACGGACGGTGCCTTGGTAACGGCGTATCAACCCATGTCTTTAGCTACTATCCAGCAGCTCGATCCTATATATGTGGATGTGACCCAATCGTCGGCCGAGCTTTTGCGTTTAAAACGCCATCTGGAAGCCGGGCGACTCAGCAAGGATGGCAATAACGGCCGAAAAGTTCATATCCTCCTGGAAGACGGCACACCGTATCCCCTGGAAGGCACCTTGCAATTTCGCGATGTTACCGTAGATCCGACAACCGGCTCTTTCACCCTGCGTATCGTCGTTCCCAATCCGCAACACCTTCTCCTGCCGGGAATGTTTGTTCGGGCGGTGATCCAGGAAGGCATCGCTGAACAGGCCCTCCTGATTCCTCAACAAAGTGTGAGCCGCAACCCTAAGGGGCAGCCTATCACCTTGGTAGTTGACGATGCTAATACAGTGCAACAGCGGCTGTTGACCCTCGATCGCGCCATCGGCGACCAATGGCTTGTTGCCTCAGGTCTTAAAATAGGGGAACGCGTCGTGGTTGAAGGCGTGATGAAAGTGCAGCCTGGCATCTCAGTCAAGGTTGTCCCCTGGGAAGGCCCCAAGGTCGGCCAGAAAGTTTCCAATGTCAGCACATCGCCGGTACAATCGAACTAG
- a CDS encoding TetR/AcrR family transcriptional regulator codes for MAADNKLPRREREKLRQRQEILATALDLFSQKGYHNVSVQEIAEKSEFAIGTLYKFFQNKEDLYKALVRELCDKFEDSIMRAIEQPQDEVEKLRSYVRAKTEVFHRNLPFIRLYLAESRGASFNLKAGLDDELRKRYYNSLESIADIFASGIKNQRFKNIADPYYLAVTLSSVIDAFLLLWLDAPERHPYPEDPDAILDIFFKGLLEP; via the coding sequence ATGGCGGCAGATAATAAGCTTCCCAGGCGGGAGAGGGAAAAATTGCGGCAACGTCAAGAGATACTTGCCACCGCCCTCGATCTTTTCTCCCAGAAGGGCTACCACAATGTCTCCGTACAGGAGATTGCCGAAAAATCCGAATTTGCTATTGGGACACTTTATAAGTTTTTCCAAAATAAGGAAGACCTCTACAAGGCACTGGTCCGGGAACTATGTGACAAGTTTGAAGACTCAATCATGCGAGCAATTGAACAGCCACAGGACGAAGTAGAAAAACTGCGCAGTTATGTCCGGGCCAAAACTGAGGTATTTCACCGCAACCTGCCCTTTATTCGCCTGTATCTGGCCGAGAGCCGAGGGGCGAGCTTCAACCTCAAGGCTGGTCTGGATGACGAACTCCGCAAAAGATATTACAATTCTCTGGAAAGCATTGCTGACATCTTTGCCAGCGGCATCAAAAACCAACGATTTAAAAACATCGCCGATCCTTATTACCTGGCGGTAACTCTCTCCAGCGTCATAGACGCGTTTCTGCTTCTCTGGCTCGACGCCCCCGAGCGCCATCCTTACCCAGAAGACCCGGACGCCATTTTGGATATTTTTTTCAAAGGACTTTTGGAGCCTTAA
- a CDS encoding glycerophosphodiester phosphodiesterase, whose amino-acid sequence MPGIMGHRGAKAYEPENTLRSIRRALEMGVQAVEIDVHLSRDGHLVVIHDATVDRTTNGRGRVNDLSWEELRRLDAGRGERLPSLDEVVALVRGRAHLFVELKDTKATAAVAFFFQECDLFTEAHVISFWHPALKELRQIEPRIRTGVLFVGCPVDAPALARAAAAEALMLNYQYVTPALVQSARRAGLAIGIWNIDTVVDLEPVLSLGLDYIGSNAPDILIRYLQSINE is encoded by the coding sequence ATGCCGGGTATCATGGGACACCGGGGGGCTAAGGCCTACGAACCGGAAAATACGCTGCGTTCAATCCGCCGGGCTCTTGAGATGGGCGTTCAGGCAGTGGAGATCGATGTCCACCTGAGCCGGGACGGCCACTTGGTGGTGATTCATGACGCCACCGTAGACCGGACCACCAACGGCCGCGGCCGAGTGAATGATTTGAGTTGGGAGGAACTGCGCCGATTGGACGCCGGGAGGGGAGAGCGTCTCCCCAGCTTGGATGAGGTGGTAGCCTTGGTGCGCGGCAGGGCACATCTCTTTGTGGAACTGAAGGATACCAAGGCTACGGCGGCGGTGGCGTTTTTTTTCCAGGAATGCGACCTGTTCACCGAAGCGCACGTCATTTCGTTCTGGCATCCGGCCCTCAAAGAACTGCGCCAGATCGAACCCCGCATCCGCACCGGCGTTCTCTTTGTCGGTTGTCCGGTGGACGCCCCGGCGCTGGCGCGGGCCGCCGCCGCCGAGGCCTTGATGTTAAACTATCAGTACGTGACCCCGGCGCTGGTGCAGTCAGCCCGCCGGGCCGGTCTTGCGATCGGAATCTGGAATATTGACACGGTAGTTGACCTCGAGCCTGTTCTCTCCCTGGGCCTGGATTATATCGGCAGTAACGCCCCTGATATCCTCATCAGATACTTGCAATCAATAAACGAATGA